A genomic segment from Bacillus cereus G9842 encodes:
- the spmB gene encoding spore maturation protein SpmB produces the protein MSIVNTISLWVIPCVIGFILLYGTIKKVPTYESFVEGGKEGIQIAISILPFMVGMLVSISIFRSSGALDAMISVMKPMLDLIHVPAEIVPLALIRPISGSAGLSITTDLIATYGPDSFIGRLASTMQGSTDTTFYILTVYFGAVGIRKMGDALKVGLFADLIGIICSIVFVSLLFQ, from the coding sequence ATGAGTATTGTAAATACAATTTCCTTATGGGTAATCCCTTGTGTAATTGGTTTTATCCTTTTATATGGCACGATAAAGAAAGTGCCGACGTATGAATCGTTCGTTGAGGGAGGAAAAGAAGGGATTCAAATTGCAATTTCCATTTTACCGTTTATGGTTGGAATGCTTGTGTCTATTTCTATATTCCGATCGTCAGGTGCGCTAGATGCAATGATATCAGTAATGAAGCCAATGCTAGATTTAATTCACGTTCCAGCAGAAATCGTTCCATTAGCACTAATACGTCCTATTTCAGGTTCTGCTGGTCTAAGTATTACGACTGATTTAATTGCTACATATGGGCCAGACTCATTCATTGGGAGATTAGCTTCTACGATGCAAGGGAGTACAGATACGACTTTTTATATTTTAACAGTATACTTCGGAGCTGTTGGTATTAGAAAAATGGGAGATGCATTAAAAGTAGGTCTTTTTGCAGATTTAATCGGAATTATTTGCTCGATTGTCTTTGTTTCCCTATTGTTTCAGTAA
- the rluB gene encoding 23S rRNA pseudouridine(2605) synthase RluB, with product MERLQKVIAQAGIASRRKAEELIQQGKVKVNGKIVKELGTKVTPQDKVEVNNIPLEKEEPVYFLLYKPTGVISSVSDDKGRSVVTDFFPEITQRLFPIGRLDYDTSGVLLMTNDGDFANILMHPKYKVEKTYVAKIKGPLTGEKIRMLERGVALEDGKTAPAHVKIISWDKRKEMAIVQLTIHEGRNRQVRRMFEALDCKVVKLKRERYAFLEVGSLRPGDARELTPHEVKQLRALASTKPR from the coding sequence ATGGAACGATTACAAAAAGTGATTGCGCAAGCAGGTATTGCATCGAGAAGAAAGGCTGAGGAATTAATTCAGCAAGGAAAAGTGAAAGTTAACGGAAAAATAGTGAAAGAGTTAGGAACAAAAGTAACTCCTCAAGATAAAGTAGAAGTAAATAACATCCCTCTTGAAAAAGAAGAACCTGTTTATTTTTTACTATATAAACCAACTGGTGTAATTTCAAGTGTATCAGATGATAAAGGTAGAAGTGTTGTAACAGACTTTTTCCCTGAAATTACACAACGTTTATTCCCAATCGGACGTCTAGATTATGATACGTCAGGAGTATTATTAATGACAAACGACGGGGACTTCGCAAATATATTAATGCATCCTAAATATAAAGTTGAAAAAACGTATGTTGCAAAAATAAAAGGCCCATTAACAGGTGAGAAAATTCGCATGTTAGAACGCGGTGTTGCATTAGAAGATGGTAAAACAGCACCAGCACATGTGAAAATTATTTCTTGGGACAAGCGTAAAGAGATGGCTATTGTACAATTAACAATTCATGAAGGACGTAATCGTCAAGTACGTCGTATGTTTGAAGCGTTAGACTGTAAAGTAGTGAAATTAAAACGTGAACGTTATGCTTTCTTAGAAGTAGGAAGCCTGCGACCTGGTGATGCGAGAGAATTGACACCACATGAGGTGAAACAATTACGCGCGCTTGCTTCTACAAAGCCAAGATAA
- the resA gene encoding thiol-disulfide oxidoreductase ResA, with amino-acid sequence MKKNRLLFRVIILLILCGAVGFTLYQGFFANKEKMQIGKEAPNFVVTDLEGKKIELKDLKGKGVFLNFWGTWCKPCEKEMPYMNELYPKYKEKGVEIIALDADETDIAVKNFVNQYGLKFPVAIDKGQKIIGTYGVGPLPTSFLIDKDGKVVEQIIGEQTKEQLEEYLKKITP; translated from the coding sequence ATGAAGAAAAATCGCTTATTATTTCGCGTTATTATTCTACTCATTTTATGTGGTGCTGTAGGATTTACCCTTTATCAAGGATTCTTTGCTAATAAAGAGAAAATGCAAATCGGAAAAGAAGCACCTAACTTTGTTGTGACAGATTTAGAAGGGAAGAAAATTGAACTAAAAGATTTAAAGGGAAAAGGTGTATTTTTAAACTTTTGGGGTACGTGGTGTAAACCTTGTGAAAAAGAAATGCCTTATATGAATGAATTATATCCAAAGTATAAAGAAAAAGGCGTTGAAATCATAGCGTTAGATGCAGATGAAACGGATATTGCAGTAAAGAACTTTGTGAACCAATATGGTTTGAAATTCCCAGTTGCTATTGATAAAGGACAAAAGATTATAGGAACATATGGAGTAGGTCCATTACCGACAAGCTTTTTGATTGATAAAGATGGAAAAGTAGTGGAGCAAATTATAGGTGAACAAACGAAAGAACAGTTAGAAGAGTATTTAAAGAAAATTACTCCATAA
- the resB gene encoding cytochrome c biogenesis protein ResB, which translates to MLKEIKCECGHVNPIGTVFCEACGKPFESNENAKLLDMRYEGSARRSLTQTKTIVDKIWSFFSSVKVGVWLIVITLAASAIGTIFPQEMYITPGIAPAEYYKQEYGFLGQLYYQLGFNNLYGSWWYMILIASIGISLVICSLDRVIPLYKALKKQGVKRHPSFLKRQRLYGTGTPQDGDLERVQKNLKKRNYNVKVEDGNVLAEKGRFSRWGPYVNHIGLIIFLFGAMLRFLPSMYVDEALWLRDGETKEIPGTDGQYYLKNEKFIKEVYDKSKDKEVFEEAIDRVGDKMIAKNFQTNAVLYKAVGENIAGQKPKLEKVKEAEIRVNEPLKFDQFAVYQVDYKESEFKSMSFNLQNKENNQKWGPIKVDLTNPKEKYDLGNGYSLELLSYFPDFYFDENGKPNTKTKLPNNPAFVFKMFTPETPDGEVSFVGIQQNIEPDGNNKYKMSFAGVEMQNATALTVRKDLTLWILGIGGFIFMVGVIQGMYWNHRRIWIQRVNDEWWIAGHTNKNWFGLKKDIERVIEGTAIPQPNDKVIDKKIS; encoded by the coding sequence GTGTTGAAAGAAATTAAATGTGAATGTGGACATGTTAATCCGATAGGAACCGTTTTTTGTGAAGCTTGCGGGAAACCATTTGAAAGCAATGAAAATGCAAAACTATTGGATATGCGCTATGAGGGGAGTGCACGGAGATCTCTCACGCAAACAAAAACGATAGTCGATAAAATTTGGAGCTTTTTCTCTTCTGTAAAAGTCGGTGTATGGCTAATCGTAATAACTTTAGCTGCATCAGCGATAGGAACTATTTTTCCGCAAGAAATGTACATAACTCCAGGGATTGCACCAGCTGAATATTATAAGCAAGAATACGGATTTTTAGGGCAATTATACTATCAATTAGGATTTAATAATTTATACGGTTCATGGTGGTATATGATTTTGATTGCTTCTATCGGTATTTCACTTGTGATATGTAGTTTAGACCGCGTTATTCCACTTTATAAAGCTTTAAAAAAGCAAGGCGTAAAAAGACATCCTAGTTTTTTAAAGAGACAGAGATTATATGGGACTGGTACACCGCAAGATGGTGACCTGGAAAGAGTGCAAAAGAATTTAAAGAAAAGAAACTATAACGTGAAAGTGGAAGACGGAAACGTTTTAGCAGAAAAGGGACGCTTCTCGCGTTGGGGTCCATATGTAAATCATATCGGTCTTATTATCTTTTTATTCGGTGCGATGCTTCGTTTTTTACCGAGTATGTACGTAGACGAAGCACTTTGGTTACGTGATGGTGAAACGAAAGAAATACCAGGGACGGATGGACAATACTACTTAAAAAACGAGAAATTTATAAAAGAAGTTTATGATAAAAGTAAGGACAAGGAAGTTTTTGAGGAAGCGATTGATCGTGTAGGCGATAAAATGATTGCGAAAAACTTCCAAACGAATGCTGTATTATATAAAGCTGTGGGCGAAAATATAGCAGGGCAAAAACCAAAGTTGGAAAAAGTAAAAGAAGCGGAAATTCGAGTAAATGAACCACTGAAATTTGATCAATTTGCAGTGTATCAAGTGGATTATAAAGAAAGTGAATTTAAAAGTATGTCCTTCAACTTGCAAAATAAAGAAAATAATCAAAAATGGGGACCGATTAAAGTAGATTTAACGAATCCTAAGGAAAAATATGATTTAGGAAATGGTTATTCTCTAGAACTATTAAGCTATTTTCCTGATTTTTATTTTGATGAGAATGGAAAACCGAATACAAAAACGAAATTACCGAACAATCCTGCATTTGTATTTAAAATGTTTACACCTGAAACACCAGATGGTGAAGTGAGTTTTGTTGGTATTCAGCAAAATATAGAACCTGATGGAAACAACAAATATAAAATGTCGTTTGCGGGTGTTGAAATGCAAAATGCAACAGCACTTACTGTAAGAAAAGATTTAACGCTTTGGATTCTCGGTATTGGAGGATTTATATTTATGGTTGGTGTCATTCAAGGTATGTATTGGAATCATCGCCGTATTTGGATACAACGTGTTAATGATGAATGGTGGATTGCAGGGCATACGAATAAAAATTGGTTCGGTTTAAAGAAAGATATTGAAAGAGTAATAGAAGGTACAGCAATTCCACAGCCAAATGATAAAGTAATCGATAAAAAAATTAGTTAA
- the resC gene encoding cytochrome c biogenesis protein ResC, translating into MVQISSNFLFTAFILYLIATLFFGGAIKEKGHKWANVGITITILGFIAQTVYFVTRWIASGHAPVSNFFEFGTFFGMMLVGAFIVMYFMYRVSIIGLFALPVALLLIAYASMFPREISPLIPSLKSNWLHIHVTTAAAGQAILAISFITGVMYLLKNVDQSTRSKRTFWLETVVFTLVCTVGFIGVTTVFSSMKYEAKFQWVDKNEQQLEMKYNLPALVGPHEGKLQTENKLEPVVEVPAIVNAKKLNTVIWSVLVGTLLYIVLRLVLRKRVSAALQPLVKNTNSDLLDEIGYRSIAIGFPVFTLGALIFAMIWAQIAWTRFWGWDPKEVWALITWLFYAAVLHLRLSKGWHGEKSAWLAVIGFAIIMFNFIVVNLIIAGLHSYA; encoded by the coding sequence ATGGTGCAAATAAGTAGTAACTTTCTCTTTACCGCATTTATTTTATATTTAATTGCGACTCTATTTTTTGGTGGAGCCATTAAAGAAAAGGGTCATAAATGGGCAAATGTAGGAATAACAATTACAATTTTAGGGTTTATAGCACAAACAGTATATTTTGTTACAAGGTGGATTGCATCAGGGCATGCGCCAGTTAGTAACTTTTTTGAATTCGGTACATTTTTCGGCATGATGCTTGTAGGAGCATTTATTGTAATGTATTTTATGTACCGCGTAAGTATAATTGGACTATTTGCATTACCAGTTGCGCTTTTATTAATTGCCTATGCAAGTATGTTTCCGAGGGAAATATCTCCGCTTATTCCATCTTTAAAAAGTAATTGGTTACATATTCACGTGACGACTGCAGCAGCAGGACAAGCAATTTTAGCGATTAGTTTTATTACGGGCGTCATGTATTTATTAAAAAATGTAGATCAATCAACGAGAAGTAAACGGACATTTTGGCTAGAGACGGTAGTGTTTACGCTTGTTTGTACAGTTGGATTTATTGGAGTAACAACGGTATTTTCTAGTATGAAATATGAAGCGAAGTTTCAATGGGTTGATAAAAATGAACAACAACTGGAAATGAAGTACAATCTTCCAGCTTTAGTAGGACCGCATGAAGGGAAGTTACAGACAGAAAATAAATTAGAACCGGTAGTTGAAGTTCCAGCGATTGTAAATGCGAAAAAATTAAATACTGTTATTTGGTCAGTGTTAGTTGGAACATTACTTTATATTGTATTAAGGCTTGTTTTACGGAAGCGAGTATCGGCGGCACTTCAGCCGTTAGTAAAGAATACGAATAGTGATTTACTAGATGAAATCGGATATCGATCTATTGCAATTGGATTCCCAGTTTTCACATTAGGAGCGTTAATTTTTGCAATGATTTGGGCTCAAATAGCGTGGACGCGTTTTTGGGGCTGGGATCCGAAAGAGGTTTGGGCACTTATAACGTGGCTCTTTTATGCTGCAGTACTACATTTACGATTATCTAAAGGGTGGCATGGAGAGAAATCAGCTTGGCTTGCAGTAATTGGTTTTGCAATTATTATGTTTAACTTTATTGTAGTAAACTTAATTATTGCCGGTTTACATTCATATGCATAG
- the resD gene encoding DNA-binding response regulator ResD yields the protein MENESRILIVDDEDRIRRLLKMYLEREQYTIEEADNGDTALEMALQNDYDLILLDLMMPGKDGIEVCKGVREKKATPIIMLTAKGEEVNRVQGFEVGTDDYIVKPFSPREVVLRVKAVLRRAVPTTFFTQDTTTKDVTVFPHLTIDNDAHRVTADGNEVNLTPKEYELLLFLAKAPDKVFDREQLLKEVWQYEFFGDLRTVDTHVKRLREKLSKKSPDAAKMIVTVWGVGYKFEVVND from the coding sequence ATGGAAAATGAATCAAGAATTTTAATTGTAGATGATGAGGATCGTATTCGTCGTTTATTGAAAATGTACTTAGAAAGAGAACAATACACAATTGAAGAAGCAGATAATGGTGATACAGCTTTAGAAATGGCGTTGCAAAATGATTACGATTTAATCTTATTAGATCTTATGATGCCTGGTAAAGATGGCATTGAAGTATGTAAAGGGGTTCGTGAGAAGAAAGCGACACCAATTATTATGCTGACAGCAAAAGGTGAAGAAGTAAATAGAGTACAAGGATTTGAAGTTGGAACAGATGATTATATTGTAAAGCCATTTAGTCCACGTGAGGTCGTGCTACGTGTGAAAGCGGTATTACGTCGTGCTGTACCAACAACATTCTTTACACAAGATACAACGACAAAAGATGTTACTGTATTCCCGCACTTAACAATTGATAACGATGCACACCGTGTTACTGCAGATGGTAATGAAGTAAACTTAACGCCGAAAGAATATGAGTTACTATTATTTTTAGCGAAAGCTCCTGATAAAGTATTCGATCGTGAGCAATTGTTAAAAGAAGTATGGCAATATGAATTCTTCGGAGATTTACGTACAGTTGATACGCATGTAAAGCGTTTACGTGAGAAGTTAAGTAAAAAATCACCAGATGCTGCGAAGATGATTGTTACCGTTTGGGGCGTAGGTTATAAATTTGAGGTTGTGAACGACTGA
- the resE gene encoding sensor histidine kinase ResE: MLWRSVVGKLWMTILLLVSFVLGFVAILLSQFFRTYYVDMSEDRLQKVATSVSELIEEGADVKTIENIAYKFSDSLSRIIIVEDGKEISSSPKQEGLVTLTMDDLKEDKELAAVFTDKKEIKNNIRKASNSRKNKNTENDIMIVGKPVQSKNQSAVFVYESLQVPIQGMERTTDFIFLSAGIAIILTTFFAFFLSTRITAPLRKMREVAFEVARGKFDAKAPMVSQDEIGELATALNQMGKQLKFNMNALQQEKEQLASILSSMADGVITLNQEGEVVVINPPAEHFLQVWQEEKEIELSKKLPSELVELFHLVVESEQQQVVEINLQKGNYVVLMTPLYNQTKIRGAVAVLRDMTEERRLEKMRQDFIANVSHELRTPMVMLQGYSEAILDDIVQTKEEIDEFVQIIYDESVRLGKLVNELLDLARMESGNVELHIGEVDIHPFVEKIGRKFQGIAKDKEVALTVDFKDSIEQYPFDADRMEQVLTNLIDNAIRHTNAGGHVTLVIDSKNNGLIFEVQDSGAGIPEEDIPFLFDRFYKADKARTRGKKGGTGLGLAIAKNIVQGHDGKISVSSVVGEGTTFSVYLPNRII; the protein is encoded by the coding sequence ATGCTTTGGAGAAGTGTAGTAGGGAAGTTATGGATGACTATATTACTTCTCGTTTCGTTTGTGCTTGGATTTGTTGCGATTTTACTTTCACAGTTTTTTAGAACATATTATGTTGATATGAGTGAAGATAGGCTTCAAAAAGTTGCAACAAGTGTTTCAGAGTTAATTGAAGAAGGTGCCGATGTAAAAACGATTGAGAATATCGCGTACAAATTCTCTGATTCACTTTCAAGGATCATTATTGTAGAAGATGGTAAAGAAATATCATCTTCGCCGAAACAAGAAGGGTTAGTCACTCTTACAATGGATGATTTGAAAGAAGATAAAGAATTAGCGGCTGTTTTCACAGACAAAAAAGAAATTAAGAATAACATTAGAAAAGCCTCTAATAGTAGAAAGAATAAAAACACTGAAAATGATATTATGATTGTCGGAAAACCAGTGCAGTCAAAAAATCAAAGTGCAGTGTTCGTATACGAATCTTTACAAGTACCGATACAAGGCATGGAGAGAACGACTGATTTTATATTCTTATCAGCAGGGATTGCGATTATATTAACAACGTTCTTTGCATTCTTCTTGTCTACTCGAATTACAGCACCACTCCGTAAAATGCGTGAAGTTGCTTTTGAGGTGGCGCGTGGGAAGTTTGATGCGAAAGCTCCTATGGTGTCTCAGGACGAGATTGGTGAGCTTGCAACGGCCTTAAATCAAATGGGGAAACAGTTGAAGTTTAATATGAATGCACTGCAGCAAGAAAAAGAACAGTTAGCTAGTATTTTAAGTAGTATGGCAGATGGGGTTATTACGTTAAATCAAGAAGGTGAAGTCGTTGTAATTAATCCGCCGGCCGAACATTTCTTACAAGTTTGGCAAGAAGAAAAAGAGATAGAGCTAAGTAAAAAACTACCTTCTGAACTTGTGGAACTATTCCATCTTGTTGTAGAAAGTGAACAACAACAAGTTGTTGAAATTAATTTACAAAAAGGGAACTATGTAGTTCTTATGACGCCGCTTTACAATCAAACGAAAATTCGTGGAGCTGTAGCGGTACTGCGAGATATGACGGAAGAACGCCGTCTTGAAAAGATGCGTCAAGACTTTATTGCGAATGTATCGCATGAACTTCGTACACCAATGGTAATGCTGCAAGGGTATAGTGAAGCGATTTTAGATGATATTGTGCAAACGAAAGAAGAAATTGATGAGTTTGTTCAAATCATTTATGATGAATCCGTTCGTTTAGGTAAACTTGTAAATGAATTATTAGATTTAGCACGCATGGAAAGTGGTAATGTAGAGTTACATATAGGTGAAGTTGATATTCATCCTTTCGTTGAAAAAATAGGTCGTAAATTCCAAGGGATTGCAAAGGATAAAGAGGTCGCGTTAACGGTTGATTTCAAAGATTCAATTGAACAATACCCATTTGATGCAGATCGTATGGAGCAAGTATTGACGAATTTAATTGATAACGCAATACGTCATACAAACGCAGGCGGACATGTAACGCTTGTAATTGATTCGAAAAATAATGGCCTCATTTTTGAAGTACAAGATTCGGGTGCAGGCATTCCAGAAGAGGATATTCCATTTTTATTTGATCGTTTCTATAAAGCTGATAAAGCAAGAACACGTGGGAAAAAGGGTGGAACAGGACTCGGGCTTGCGATTGCGAAAAATATTGTTCAAGGTCATGATGGTAAAATTTCTGTTTCAAGTGTTGTTGGAGAAGGAACTACATTCTCTGTATATTTACCGAATCGTATAATTTAG
- a CDS encoding cob(I)yrinic acid a,c-diamide adenosyltransferase has product MKLYTKTGDKGTTSVIGGRVDKDDIRVEAYGTIDEANSHIGYAMTKLQGRTYRDIYNELENIQHELFDCGGDLAIVEQKIPYKVTIEMVESLERKIDLYIEEAPPLERFILPGGSESAAAIHIARTVVRRAERCIVSLQKEGEINEVVLKYVNRLSDYLFAVARVINARLQVKDVEYNRSALVFRDKKEKEVE; this is encoded by the coding sequence ATGAAATTATATACAAAAACAGGAGATAAAGGAACGACAAGTGTAATAGGCGGTAGGGTTGATAAAGATGATATCCGTGTGGAAGCGTATGGAACAATAGACGAGGCGAATTCTCATATCGGATATGCAATGACTAAGCTTCAAGGCAGGACTTATAGAGATATTTACAATGAGCTCGAAAATATTCAACATGAGCTATTTGATTGCGGAGGAGACTTGGCAATAGTGGAACAAAAAATTCCTTATAAGGTGACAATTGAGATGGTTGAAAGCTTAGAAAGAAAGATTGATTTGTATATAGAAGAAGCACCGCCGCTAGAGCGCTTTATTTTACCAGGTGGAAGCGAGTCGGCAGCTGCTATTCATATTGCACGTACAGTTGTAAGGCGAGCAGAACGATGTATCGTGTCCTTACAAAAAGAAGGAGAAATAAATGAAGTTGTTCTAAAGTATGTAAATAGATTATCTGACTATTTATTTGCAGTAGCTAGAGTAATAAATGCCCGATTACAAGTGAAAGATGTGGAGTATAACCGTAGTGCATTAGTTTTTCGTGATAAGAAAGAGAAGGAAGTGGAGTAA
- a CDS encoding peptidoglycan DD-metalloendopeptidase family protein — translation MKVLKCGVMLLSILFVSQLHVYAEENRWTWPVEGQISDYFGTRHGKHYGIDVAAPIGTPVAAIQDGKVTKSYYSSSYGNVVFIKHGEYEAVYAHLNKRYVGQGDYISKGEKIGEVGNTGESRGAHLHLELHQGRWTMAKKNAMNPLLVLSEQRNEVVSSSLYVVQKGDTLVSIARKFSMTLKEIKEKNGLQQELIYPNQQLYVK, via the coding sequence ATGAAAGTTTTAAAATGCGGAGTCATGTTATTGAGTATACTGTTTGTATCTCAATTACATGTTTATGCAGAAGAAAATCGATGGACATGGCCTGTTGAAGGTCAGATAAGTGATTATTTTGGGACAAGGCATGGAAAACACTATGGTATTGATGTAGCTGCACCGATTGGAACGCCTGTGGCAGCTATCCAAGATGGTAAGGTAACGAAGTCTTATTATTCAAGTAGTTATGGAAATGTTGTATTTATTAAACACGGAGAATATGAGGCTGTATATGCACATTTAAATAAGAGATATGTGGGTCAAGGAGATTATATTTCAAAAGGTGAAAAAATTGGAGAAGTAGGGAACACGGGAGAATCGCGAGGTGCACACTTACATCTAGAACTTCATCAAGGAAGATGGACGATGGCGAAAAAGAATGCGATGAACCCATTGCTTGTTTTAAGTGAACAAAGAAATGAAGTTGTTTCTTCATCATTATATGTCGTACAAAAAGGGGATACTTTAGTTAGTATTGCACGGAAATTTAGTATGACACTTAAGGAAATTAAAGAAAAAAATGGATTGCAGCAAGAGCTAATTTATCCTAATCAACAATTATATGTTAAGTAA
- a CDS encoding ECF transporter S component, translating to MKQKNSVVQMVSVAMLSSIAYLLMMLDFPFPGLPPFLKIDFSDVPALIAAIIFGPVAGVIVEAIKNILHYGIQGSLTGVPVGEIANFIAGCLFIGPAAFLFRKYRTVKSLTTGLMLGTITMALIMSVLNYIIIFPAYTWFLNSPAMSSEAIRTTVVTAILPFNLIKGIVVTIVFVALFSRLKVWVFAKMKNA from the coding sequence ATGAAACAAAAAAACAGTGTGGTGCAGATGGTGAGTGTAGCGATGCTAAGTAGTATTGCATATTTACTAATGATGTTAGATTTCCCGTTCCCAGGGCTTCCGCCATTTTTGAAAATTGATTTTAGTGATGTACCAGCTCTAATTGCAGCAATTATCTTTGGACCAGTAGCTGGAGTGATTGTAGAGGCAATAAAGAACATTTTACATTACGGGATTCAAGGAAGTTTAACGGGAGTACCAGTTGGAGAAATTGCAAACTTTATTGCAGGATGTTTATTTATTGGACCAGCAGCTTTCTTATTTAGAAAGTATCGTACTGTGAAGAGTTTAACGACAGGGTTAATGCTAGGGACAATTACAATGGCACTTATTATGAGTGTATTAAACTACATCATCATATTCCCGGCGTACACTTGGTTTTTAAATTCACCAGCTATGTCTAGCGAAGCTATAAGAACAACGGTTGTAACGGCAATCTTACCATTTAATTTAATTAAAGGAATTGTTGTAACAATTGTATTTGTGGCATTATTCTCACGCCTGAAAGTATGGGTGTTTGCAAAAATGAAAAATGCATAA
- a CDS encoding ferredoxin, translating into MAKYTIVDKDTCIACGACGAAAPDIYDYDDEGIAFVTLDDNQGIVEIPDVLIEDMMDAFEGCPTDSIKVADESFDGDALKFE; encoded by the coding sequence ATGGCAAAATATACAATCGTTGATAAAGATACTTGTATTGCATGTGGTGCTTGTGGCGCTGCTGCACCAGACATTTATGACTATGATGATGAAGGTATTGCATTTGTAACATTAGACGATAACCAAGGTATCGTTGAAATTCCAGATGTATTAATTGAAGATATGATGGATGCATTCGAAGGCTGTCCAACTGACTCAATTAAAGTTGCTGACGAATCATTCGACGGAGACGCTTTAAAATTTGAATAG
- a CDS encoding helix-turn-helix domain-containing protein produces MQIQYTLLHCLKQLNGERTVSSIYYLLKGKRSSQTLQDGNMFRISFLFGIYKSLNRNDYDGEVVKLLQADFIQEIHENTYVLTPKGKTQLHKWEEVYAFPAHLHGLHYGELGETFWKRLSLIIQTISNLQQNNTKFIPIQQDTEIMMWVKRFLTGRPYKRSELARKLWTEVHNLLEKSNAIEATIVTYRLTGYERIGCTLQQLAEITKQDMFRVYFLFWGTMHFFIQEVRDKENEFPLLAEIISYPNERAELFSLSTKKTYNFWRQGRSLEEIATIRNLKVATIEDHFVEIALREKDFSIEMFMEKEKIDKVIKVIEALQTRKLRVLKQAIGEDISYFEVRLVLARMEGVNET; encoded by the coding sequence ATGCAAATACAATATACTTTGTTGCATTGTTTAAAACAATTGAATGGTGAAAGAACCGTTTCATCTATTTATTATTTACTAAAGGGCAAACGTTCTTCGCAAACTTTACAAGATGGAAATATGTTTAGAATTTCTTTTTTGTTCGGAATATATAAATCATTAAATAGAAATGACTATGATGGTGAAGTTGTAAAGTTGTTGCAAGCAGATTTTATTCAAGAAATACATGAAAATACATATGTGTTAACACCTAAGGGTAAAACGCAGTTACATAAATGGGAGGAAGTTTATGCTTTTCCAGCGCATTTGCATGGTTTACATTATGGAGAATTAGGTGAAACATTTTGGAAAAGATTGTCATTGATTATTCAAACTATATCAAATTTACAACAGAATAATACTAAGTTTATCCCGATTCAACAAGATACAGAAATAATGATGTGGGTGAAACGTTTTCTAACAGGAAGGCCATATAAGAGAAGTGAATTGGCGAGAAAACTGTGGACGGAAGTACATAATCTTTTAGAAAAAAGTAATGCGATAGAAGCGACGATTGTAACATATCGACTAACGGGTTATGAACGGATTGGTTGTACATTGCAACAATTAGCAGAAATTACGAAACAAGATATGTTCAGGGTGTATTTTTTATTTTGGGGTACAATGCATTTCTTTATACAAGAAGTTCGTGATAAAGAAAATGAATTTCCGCTATTAGCTGAAATTATATCTTATCCAAATGAGAGAGCTGAACTATTTAGTTTATCCACGAAAAAAACATATAATTTTTGGAGACAAGGGCGTTCTTTAGAAGAAATAGCAACGATTCGGAATTTGAAGGTTGCAACGATAGAAGATCATTTTGTTGAAATTGCTTTGCGAGAAAAAGATTTTTCTATTGAAATGTTTATGGAAAAAGAAAAGATAGACAAAGTAATAAAAGTAATTGAAGCATTGCAAACGCGGAAGTTACGTGTTTTGAAACAAGCGATTGGAGAAGATATCTCTTATTTTGAAGTTCGTCTTGTATTAGCGCGGATGGAGGGTGTAAATGAAACTTGA